The following are from one region of the Actinoplanes sp. L3-i22 genome:
- a CDS encoding pentapeptide repeat-containing protein has protein sequence MGVPEDLPFARHLRPFDSEPAQDEDYTGRHLDGGEFDDVKAGGTRFDECAFTATTFTGGDLGGARFSDVGMGRTRWIGTSWSETDLLDVVIEDSVLAGVQAHGGTWRRVVLRGCKLDSLNLRATRLHDVEFRDCDLTEVDFGSATLTGVTFPGSTISRARFTRTTVKKLDFRKARSLDVAEGWDFLRGAIIDSGQLAEAAAALAQTLGLQVKDR, from the coding sequence ATGGGTGTCCCCGAGGATCTTCCGTTCGCCAGGCACCTGCGCCCGTTCGACAGCGAGCCGGCGCAGGACGAGGACTACACCGGCCGCCACCTGGACGGCGGTGAGTTCGACGACGTGAAGGCCGGCGGCACCCGGTTCGACGAGTGCGCGTTCACCGCGACCACGTTCACCGGCGGCGACCTGGGCGGCGCCCGGTTCAGCGACGTCGGCATGGGCCGCACCCGCTGGATCGGCACCTCCTGGTCGGAGACCGACCTGCTGGACGTCGTGATCGAGGACAGCGTGCTGGCCGGCGTCCAGGCGCACGGCGGCACCTGGCGGCGGGTCGTCCTGCGCGGCTGCAAGCTGGACAGCCTCAACCTGCGCGCCACCCGCCTGCACGACGTCGAGTTCCGGGACTGCGACCTGACCGAGGTCGACTTCGGCTCGGCCACCCTGACCGGCGTCACGTTCCCGGGCTCGACGATCTCCCGGGCCCGGTTCACCCGCACCACGGTCAAGAAGCTGGACTTCCGCAAGGCGCGCAGCCTGGACGTCGCCGAGGGCTGGGACTTCCTGCGCGGCGCGATCATCGACTCCGGCCAGCTGGCCGAGGCGGCCGCCGCCCTCGCCCAGACCCTGGGCCTCCAGGTCAAGGATCGTTAG
- a CDS encoding universal stress protein, which yields MGRDGPGAILVGIDGSASSMNAAAYAAGMARRQHCRLIAVYVRANPPALLPLADAGGHAAVTAIDAQNEVERELRTAFEQYLPQLGVDAELVVRTGEPFAELTAAAREARADAVIVGRSAGMLHRIAGSLAIKLVRCGKWPVTVVP from the coding sequence ATGGGTAGGGACGGACCGGGCGCGATCCTGGTGGGCATCGACGGGTCGGCGTCATCGATGAACGCGGCGGCCTATGCGGCCGGCATGGCGCGCCGCCAGCACTGCCGGCTGATCGCCGTGTACGTCCGGGCCAATCCGCCGGCGCTGCTGCCGCTGGCCGACGCCGGCGGGCACGCCGCGGTCACCGCGATCGACGCGCAGAACGAGGTCGAGCGGGAGCTGCGGACCGCGTTCGAGCAGTACCTGCCGCAGCTCGGGGTCGATGCCGAGCTGGTCGTGCGCACCGGTGAGCCGTTCGCCGAGCTGACCGCCGCGGCCCGGGAGGCGCGGGCCGACGCGGTCATCGTGGGCCGTTCGGCCGGGATGCTGCACCGGATCGCCGGGTCGCTCGCCATCAAGCTGGTCCGCTGTGGGAAATGGCCGGTCACGGTCGTACCGTAG
- a CDS encoding PH domain-containing protein encodes MSRWRRPYPWTSLQYFTTSLTIVGAMFALVVVVTSVLAAPPVLEALKAYAFVAAWLTVIGRTAWSGLFLGDDGIRLRTLLRTRTIPWAEIASVDPVHENFLGRPADRMSIRLTLRDGTRVIAPVESSGPPSFFRTMTTVLKPADFHAALAEIDQRLTAVRG; translated from the coding sequence ATGAGCCGGTGGCGACGCCCGTATCCGTGGACATCATTGCAGTACTTCACTACCTCGCTGACCATCGTGGGCGCCATGTTCGCCCTGGTCGTGGTCGTCACGTCGGTGCTCGCCGCGCCGCCCGTCCTGGAGGCGCTGAAGGCCTACGCCTTCGTGGCCGCGTGGCTGACCGTCATCGGCCGCACGGCCTGGTCCGGTCTGTTCCTCGGGGACGACGGCATCCGGCTGCGCACGTTGCTCCGCACCCGGACGATCCCCTGGGCGGAGATCGCCTCGGTCGACCCGGTCCACGAGAACTTCCTGGGCCGGCCCGCCGACCGGATGTCCATCCGGCTCACGCTCCGCGACGGCACCCGCGTGATCGCCCCGGTCGAGTCGTCCGGCCCGCCGTCCTTCTTCCGGACCATGACCACGGTCCTGAAACCGGCCGACTTCCACGCCGCGCTGGCCGAGATCGATCAGCGCCTGACCGCCGTCCGCGGCTGA
- a CDS encoding ABC transporter ATP-binding protein codes for MGVTGSPPDGPDRPRSATARGMSEAVLPELRPSWWETGVRARADAGILGVFAELPSLIRKAVRVAWHADRMRTVLVAISTVTSGALAAFGLLATQQVLIQLFAGGPTPDRVRAALPALIWLAAATAIRGALGMAVGYALNGLTPRVRLVVERELFEHTTAVDLKAFDDDTFAEGMERATRGTEAAIELVQNTMNLFAGVVSLLAVLIAVVAVHPLLLLALLVATVPTGYAALRAGHVRFQSYLASSTRRRRQWVLQQLMAERVSAAELRSYGLRGFLLGLYDRVMGAQVTVELGVARRVTTTTSVGASAGGVALAGVYGLLGLLLLDGQIPLAAAATCVIAVQAAQRALSLVTFQVDRVYASGQFFNEYVRFLAAARDHLPATVADRPVPEILKELQVSDVTLRYPDRDRPAVDAVTLTIRAGETIALVGENGSGKSTLAAMIAGLREPSGGTISWNGRPYPEWDVAGLRGQIGVALQEHHKWPFSAATNIAMGDVDAAADPVRIEAAALRAAAHEMIQELPHGYDTLLDRTFKEGQDLSGGQWQRITAARAFLRDAPLLIMDEPSSALDPRAEDALFQALRDRQGTHTTILITHRLANVTHANRIFVMDRGALIESGTHRELMAAAGTYAQLFTLQAAGYQPD; via the coding sequence ATGGGGGTAACCGGGAGCCCGCCCGATGGCCCGGACCGCCCACGGTCGGCTACCGCTAGAGGTATGAGCGAAGCCGTACTCCCGGAACTACGCCCGAGCTGGTGGGAGACGGGGGTGCGGGCTCGCGCCGACGCCGGCATCCTGGGCGTCTTCGCCGAGCTCCCGAGCCTGATCCGGAAGGCCGTCCGGGTCGCCTGGCACGCCGACCGGATGCGCACGGTCCTGGTCGCGATCTCGACCGTGACCAGCGGCGCGCTGGCCGCGTTCGGCCTGCTCGCCACCCAGCAGGTGCTGATCCAGCTGTTCGCCGGCGGCCCCACCCCGGACCGGGTCCGCGCGGCGCTGCCGGCACTGATCTGGCTGGCCGCGGCGACCGCGATCCGCGGCGCGCTGGGCATGGCCGTCGGCTACGCGCTCAACGGCCTGACGCCCCGGGTGCGCCTGGTCGTCGAGCGGGAGCTGTTCGAGCACACCACCGCCGTGGACCTGAAGGCGTTCGACGACGACACGTTCGCCGAGGGCATGGAGCGGGCCACCCGCGGCACCGAGGCCGCGATCGAGCTGGTGCAGAACACCATGAACCTGTTCGCCGGCGTGGTCAGCCTGCTCGCCGTGCTGATCGCGGTGGTCGCCGTGCACCCGCTGCTGCTGCTGGCGCTGCTGGTGGCGACGGTCCCGACCGGGTACGCCGCGCTGCGCGCCGGGCACGTCCGGTTCCAGAGCTACCTGGCCAGCTCGACGCGCCGGCGCCGGCAGTGGGTGCTGCAGCAGTTGATGGCCGAGCGGGTGTCGGCGGCCGAGCTGCGCTCGTACGGCCTGCGCGGGTTCCTGCTCGGCCTCTACGACCGGGTGATGGGCGCCCAGGTCACGGTCGAGCTCGGCGTCGCGCGGCGGGTCACCACCACGACCAGCGTCGGCGCGTCGGCCGGCGGGGTCGCCCTGGCCGGCGTCTACGGGCTGCTCGGCCTCCTGCTGCTGGACGGCCAGATCCCGCTGGCGGCCGCCGCGACCTGCGTGATCGCGGTGCAGGCCGCCCAGCGCGCGCTGTCGCTGGTGACGTTCCAGGTGGACCGGGTCTACGCCAGCGGACAGTTCTTCAACGAGTACGTACGCTTTCTCGCCGCCGCCCGGGATCACCTGCCGGCCACGGTCGCGGACCGCCCCGTACCGGAAATCCTGAAGGAATTGCAGGTCAGCGACGTGACGCTGCGCTATCCGGATCGCGACCGCCCGGCCGTCGACGCGGTGACCCTGACGATCCGGGCCGGCGAGACGATCGCGCTGGTCGGCGAGAACGGCTCCGGCAAGTCGACCCTGGCCGCGATGATCGCCGGGCTGCGCGAGCCGTCCGGCGGGACGATCAGCTGGAACGGCCGGCCGTACCCGGAGTGGGACGTCGCCGGCCTGCGCGGCCAGATCGGCGTCGCGCTGCAGGAGCACCACAAGTGGCCGTTCAGCGCGGCCACCAACATCGCGATGGGTGACGTGGACGCCGCCGCGGATCCGGTGCGGATCGAGGCCGCCGCCCTGCGCGCCGCCGCCCACGAGATGATCCAGGAGCTGCCGCACGGCTACGACACGCTGCTCGACCGCACGTTCAAAGAGGGACAGGACCTCAGCGGCGGCCAGTGGCAGCGGATCACCGCGGCCCGCGCGTTCCTCCGCGACGCACCCCTGCTGATCATGGACGAGCCGTCCTCGGCGCTCGACCCGCGCGCCGAGGACGCCCTGTTCCAGGCGTTGCGCGACCGGCAGGGCACGCACACCACGATCCTGATCACGCACCGGCTCGCGAACGTCACGCACGCCAACCGGATCTTCGTGATGGACCGCGGCGCGCTGATCGAATCCGGTACCCACCGCGAGCTGATGGCGGCGGCCGGCACGTACGCCCAGCTCTTCACCCTGCAGGCGGCCGGCTATCAGCCGGATTGA
- a CDS encoding amidase: MSPAGSIVGLSAAELSAAIGKQQVSCVEVMTAHLDHIDRVNPAVNAIVALRPRDELLAEAAGKDRLLRDGGRQGWMHGFPHAVKDLADVAGLTSSYGLMPMVADADSLFVERIRAAGAIFIGKTNVPQLGLGSQTYNHVYGTTGNAYDPAKTAGGSSGGAAAAVALRMLPVADGSDFMGSLRNPPGWNNVYGLRPSFGRVPSAGGDQFVAQGGVEGPIARTATDLELLLRTMAGYDDRAPLSLDGFTGRAAGPTGKVAWLGDLGGYLPMEPEVLAVTRAALGHFTALGMTVDTVDELPGLGTDRLWPTWLTYRHWLAGNGVRQVHADPRLRALLKPEALFEYEGLQRLSAIDVFENAELRSRLYEGFRELFATYDYAVLPTAQVMPFDASVHWPESINGTAMPTYHRWMEVTTIGTMINAPVLAVPAGFGASGLPIGLQVIGRNHDDFGLLALAKAWESQTGAWQARLPSLLG, encoded by the coding sequence ATGTCACCGGCCGGATCCATTGTGGGCCTGAGCGCCGCCGAGCTGTCCGCGGCCATCGGGAAACAGCAGGTCAGCTGCGTCGAGGTGATGACCGCCCACCTGGATCACATCGACCGGGTGAACCCGGCGGTCAACGCGATCGTGGCGTTGCGGCCGCGGGACGAGCTGCTCGCCGAGGCGGCCGGGAAGGATCGGCTGCTGCGCGACGGCGGGCGCCAGGGCTGGATGCACGGGTTTCCGCACGCGGTCAAGGATCTCGCCGACGTCGCGGGCCTGACCAGCAGTTACGGTCTGATGCCGATGGTCGCCGACGCGGACTCGCTGTTCGTCGAACGGATCCGGGCGGCCGGGGCGATCTTCATCGGGAAGACGAACGTCCCGCAGCTCGGGCTCGGATCACAAACCTACAACCACGTTTACGGTACGACCGGAAACGCCTACGACCCGGCGAAGACCGCCGGTGGGAGCAGCGGCGGGGCGGCCGCGGCGGTGGCGCTGCGGATGCTCCCGGTCGCGGACGGCAGCGACTTCATGGGGTCGTTGCGGAACCCGCCCGGCTGGAACAACGTGTACGGCCTGCGCCCGTCGTTCGGCCGGGTCCCGTCGGCCGGCGGCGACCAGTTCGTCGCGCAGGGCGGGGTCGAGGGGCCGATCGCGCGCACCGCGACCGACCTGGAGCTGCTGCTGCGGACCATGGCCGGCTACGACGACCGGGCGCCGCTGTCGCTGGACGGCTTCACCGGGCGCGCCGCCGGGCCCACCGGGAAGGTCGCGTGGCTCGGCGATCTCGGCGGGTACCTGCCGATGGAGCCGGAGGTCCTCGCCGTCACCCGCGCCGCGCTCGGGCACTTCACCGCGCTCGGGATGACCGTCGACACCGTCGACGAGCTGCCCGGGCTGGGCACCGACCGGCTCTGGCCGACCTGGCTGACCTACCGGCACTGGCTGGCCGGGAACGGGGTCCGGCAGGTGCACGCCGATCCGCGGCTGCGGGCGCTGCTCAAACCCGAGGCGCTCTTCGAGTACGAGGGACTCCAGCGCCTGTCCGCGATCGACGTGTTCGAGAACGCCGAGCTCCGCAGCCGCCTCTACGAGGGCTTCCGGGAGCTGTTCGCGACGTACGACTACGCCGTCCTGCCGACCGCCCAGGTCATGCCGTTCGACGCGAGCGTGCACTGGCCGGAGTCGATCAACGGGACCGCGATGCCGACCTACCACCGGTGGATGGAGGTCACCACGATCGGGACGATGATCAACGCGCCGGTGCTGGCCGTCCCGGCCGGGTTCGGGGCGAGCGGGCTGCCGATCGGACTGCAGGTCATCGGGCGCAACCACGACGACTTCGGGCTGCTGGCGCTGGCGAAGGCGTGGGAGTCGCAGACCGGCGCGTGGCAGGCCCGGCTGCCGTCGCTGCTGGGCTAA
- a CDS encoding radical SAM protein codes for MESRTDLIEDLMSRFPNVPREAVIKEDLLRGGLAFDDSALTDNENGDVKPKSYFIFSFDLRTLPELGQAALQRPPEEIVLTGGPYDLRRTVVSVRINPASPYRVKPDADGRLTLFLEDRPIAEVGLPPMPEYYRHTLANGKQVMEVAPTIQWGYLVYLTVFRVCQYFGAKEECQYCDINHNWRQHKAAGRPYTGVKPIEEVLEALAIIDKYDTLKTSTAYTLTGGSITSQVGGKAEADFYGQYAEAIEERFPGRWIGKVVAQALPRADVQRFKDYGIQIYHPNYEVWDKRLFELHCPGKERYVGRAEWHRRILESAEVFGPRNVIPNFVAGIEMAEPFGFRTVDEAIESTTEGLQYFMSRGITPRFTTWCPEPTTPLGKTNPNGAPLEYHIRLLEAYRATMESNGLTSPPGYGPAGAGNAVFSVSSFMDSLPAAEQPAEA; via the coding sequence ATGGAGTCACGCACCGACCTCATCGAGGACTTGATGAGCCGGTTCCCGAACGTTCCACGGGAAGCGGTGATCAAGGAGGATCTGCTGCGTGGCGGTCTGGCGTTCGACGACTCGGCGCTGACCGACAACGAGAACGGCGACGTCAAGCCCAAGTCCTACTTCATCTTCTCGTTCGACCTGCGCACCCTCCCCGAGCTGGGCCAGGCCGCGCTGCAGCGCCCGCCGGAGGAGATCGTCCTCACCGGCGGGCCCTACGACCTGCGCCGCACGGTCGTGTCGGTGCGGATCAACCCGGCTTCGCCGTACCGGGTGAAACCGGACGCCGACGGCCGCCTCACGCTCTTCCTCGAGGACCGTCCGATCGCCGAGGTCGGCCTCCCGCCGATGCCGGAGTACTACCGGCACACCCTGGCCAACGGCAAGCAGGTGATGGAGGTCGCACCCACCATCCAGTGGGGCTACCTCGTCTACCTCACGGTCTTCCGCGTCTGTCAGTACTTCGGCGCCAAGGAGGAGTGCCAGTACTGCGACATCAACCACAACTGGCGCCAGCACAAGGCCGCCGGCCGGCCGTACACCGGGGTCAAGCCGATCGAGGAGGTCCTCGAGGCGCTCGCGATCATCGACAAGTACGACACGCTGAAGACGTCCACGGCGTACACCCTGACCGGCGGCAGCATCACCTCGCAGGTCGGCGGCAAGGCCGAGGCCGACTTCTACGGGCAGTACGCGGAGGCGATCGAGGAGCGTTTCCCCGGCCGCTGGATCGGCAAGGTCGTCGCCCAGGCGCTGCCCCGGGCCGACGTGCAGCGCTTCAAGGACTACGGCATCCAGATCTACCACCCGAACTACGAGGTGTGGGACAAGCGCCTGTTCGAGCTGCACTGCCCGGGCAAGGAGCGCTACGTGGGCCGCGCCGAGTGGCACCGCCGCATCCTGGAGTCCGCGGAGGTCTTCGGCCCGCGCAACGTCATCCCGAACTTCGTGGCCGGCATCGAGATGGCCGAGCCGTTCGGGTTCCGCACGGTCGACGAGGCGATCGAGTCCACCACCGAGGGCCTGCAGTACTTCATGTCCCGCGGCATCACCCCGCGCTTCACCACCTGGTGTCCGGAACCGACCACCCCGCTGGGCAAGACCAACCCGAACGGCGCCCCGCTGGAGTACCACATCCGGCTGCTCGAGGCGTACCGCGCCACGATGGAGTCCAACGGCCTGACCAGCCCGCCCGGCTACGGCCCGGCCGGCGCCGGCAACGCCGTCTTCTCGGTCAGCTCCTTCATGGACAGCCTCCCCGCCGCGGAGCAGCCCGCCGAAGCCTGA